Proteins from one Paenibacillus amylolyticus genomic window:
- the nth gene encoding endonuclease III, giving the protein MNAATVRHILETMEAMFPDAHCELNHSNAFELTVAVLLSAQCTDETVNKVTADLFQKYKSPADYLAVPLEELEQDIRRIGLYRNKAKHIQNMCRILIEQYGGDVPQEHDQLVTLPGVGRKTANVVVSNAFGVPAIAVDTHVERVSKRLALAGWDDSVLEVEKKLMKRVPRDEWTLTHHRFIFFGRYHCKAQNPACHICPLLDICREGKKRMKTSQIRKDKECVITRKRKIN; this is encoded by the coding sequence ATGAATGCAGCGACGGTTAGGCATATACTCGAAACGATGGAAGCAATGTTTCCTGATGCACATTGCGAATTAAATCACAGCAATGCATTTGAATTGACGGTAGCTGTCCTTTTGTCTGCCCAGTGCACCGATGAAACGGTGAACAAGGTGACCGCAGATCTGTTCCAGAAGTACAAAAGCCCGGCAGATTATCTGGCAGTTCCGCTGGAAGAGTTGGAACAGGATATTCGGCGAATCGGTTTGTACCGGAACAAGGCCAAGCATATTCAGAACATGTGCCGAATTTTAATAGAGCAGTATGGCGGTGATGTACCGCAGGAACATGATCAGCTTGTGACGCTACCAGGTGTCGGGCGGAAAACCGCGAATGTAGTTGTGTCCAATGCGTTTGGAGTACCGGCAATTGCGGTAGATACTCATGTAGAACGTGTATCCAAGCGGCTGGCACTTGCAGGTTGGGATGACTCCGTACTTGAAGTCGAAAAGAAACTAATGAAGCGCGTACCCCGGGATGAATGGACTTTAACTCACCACCGGTTTATATTTTTTGGACGCTACCATTGCAAGGCACAGAACCCTGCATGTCATATCTGTCCATTGCTGGACATATGCAGGGAAGGGAAAAAACGTATGAAAACGTCCCAAATCAGGAAAGATAAGGAATGTGTCATCACCCGAAAACGAAAAATAAATTAA
- a CDS encoding dynamin family protein, with protein sequence MSRTDYPKEMAKPLLPLREAMEQTGDHTAVQALTDLISKAETKHLTIAFCGHFSAGKSSLINSLCGKRVLPSSPVPTSANVVSIRNGKPRALIYTTPNVSADNGAGTLEVSPEELEAYCKNGGAYSSIEVWDDIPLLKDDAVLLDTPGVDSTDRGHSLATHSALHLADVVFYVMDYNHVQSETNLSFAKSLSDWANHCF encoded by the coding sequence ATGTCCAGAACAGATTACCCAAAAGAAATGGCCAAACCTCTGCTTCCGCTGCGTGAAGCGATGGAGCAGACAGGGGACCATACGGCTGTACAGGCGTTAACGGATTTAATCAGCAAGGCAGAAACGAAACATCTGACGATTGCGTTCTGTGGTCATTTCTCTGCAGGCAAATCGAGTCTCATCAACAGTTTGTGCGGTAAACGGGTACTGCCGTCAAGTCCCGTGCCAACAAGTGCGAATGTGGTATCTATACGTAATGGTAAGCCGAGAGCGCTGATCTATACGACGCCAAACGTAAGCGCTGACAATGGAGCAGGAACACTTGAAGTTTCTCCAGAGGAATTGGAGGCGTATTGCAAAAATGGGGGAGCGTACAGCTCCATTGAGGTATGGGATGATATTCCCCTGCTGAAAGATGATGCTGTCCTGCTGGATACACCAGGCGTGGATTCAACAGATCGCGGACACAGTCTCGCGACCCATTCCGCGCTACATCTGGCGGATGTGGTCTTCTATGTTATGGACTATAATCATGTCCAGTCCGAGACGAATCTTTCATTTGCCAAAAGTCTGTCGGATTGGGCAAACCATTGTTTTTGA